One segment of Castanea sativa cultivar Marrone di Chiusa Pesio chromosome 3, ASM4071231v1 DNA contains the following:
- the LOC142628572 gene encoding uncharacterized protein LOC142628572, giving the protein MQFRFEAMWHRDSKCAEVVSEAWERGLLASSGCPLSNCLQACREDLSVWNKREFGHVGRRISQLQKKLQILETSGIASSDELRVARADLNTWLDTKEVMWKQRSRNTWLKLGDKNTSFFHTKPTHRKAWNSIFGLTDQFGVW; this is encoded by the coding sequence ATGCAATTTCGGTTTGAGGCCATGTGGCATCGGGATTCAAAATGTGCAGAGGTGGTTTCAGAGGCATGGGAGAGAGGATTGCTGGCTAGTTCGGGTTGCCCATTGAGTAATTGTTTGCAGGCTTGCAGAGAGGACCTATCGGTTTGGAATAAAAGGGAGTTTGGACATGTGGGTCGTCGGATATCTCAGCTGCAGAAAAAGCTTCAAATATTGGAAACTTCTGGGATAGCTTCTAGTGATGAGCTTCGAGTAGCTAGAGCAGACCTGAACACTTGGCTGGACACCAAAGAGGTCATGTGGAAACAGCGTTCTCGTAACACTTGGCTTAAGCTAGGAGACAAGAACACTAGCTTTTTCCATACCAAGCCTACTCATAGGAAGGCGTGGAATTCCATTTTCGGGTTGACTGATCAGTTTGGTGTATGGTAG